One Fusobacterium nucleatum genomic window carries:
- the brxC gene encoding BREX system P-loop protein BrxC — MSDLTIKNILQKDIERKINGVVKADGNEKDTVITELNEYVVTEEIRERLTKFFDKYVDSINFPTEDMGVWISGFFGSGKSHFLKMIGHILENNPYDGKKVVDFFKDKIDDAILMGNIEKAAEIPTDVILFNIDNVSDQDTYQNKDSIAVAFLKKFNEYLGFTRDDIEIAEFERKLWEDGKLEEFKKVFEEESGKTWKDANRNLDFHSDDFLDVIEKLKIMSRESAERWLERDMVRSISAESFRDILENYLKIKGPKHRIVFLVDEIGQYIGDNSKLMLNLQTLVETLGVKFKGRVWVGVTSQQDLSSILSNSEHRKNDFSKIQDRFKTMLTLSSGNIDEVIKKRLLIKKKIEGEDLEKIFDKKRVEIENLIHFEKTMTLPLYDDNKDFSETYPFVAYQFNLLQKVFEKVRNMGHSGQHMSRGERSLLSSFQEAGIKVKDKNIGILVPFNYFYESIEQFLEDNVRRPFIHARNEKGIDDFGLEVLKLLFLLKGINGIEPTLNNLTSFMIDSMDCDRIELEKKIKKALEKLEKEVLIQKDGENYYFLTNEEQDINREIEREDIDLKKIDEKIDSYIFKEILIKNSILMEETGNKYNFTRTIDETVYGKIGEDLAITIFTERADDYDNVAIVGTRPESDLILRLAKDDETYRNEIKLFLKVESYIRNKQKDNERESIIRILEIKQRENKIRDRRIKSELERLIGEAEVFVYGQKQDIKTKDASKKIEESLKALANHRFHKAKLVKKAYDEAKIRNILSYVYDTEKNGVLFDIKKDVESNINSEAIKEVLERITLLEKRGDTPITLKNISEYYLRTPYGWGQLTINGLVGELWKYKLIDLQESKVLVTDENTATNLLTKLQNKNLEKIVISLREEIDPELIKKVNNLLKEIKTIKEDTGEVTLNSPKEDLLEILKRKIGIAKSYKIECEHSKYPGKKELNDWIDLLDEIILSKDNAEKILKNFLGMEDELLKEYGKVDGVFDFFISSKKERYDKAIEKINKIEEYKDYIGSLKETDAYKTIEEIRNDKNIYERIREFDDLISELDKAKDELIEIEKTSLKEKVEKYKKEFSEKLKDNPEIIKKIEEKLNEFLEKEVNNKDNSNDMAIFMKSKKLENIVNNFEEEYKNSAKKEIEKLENYLNEVAEDKTDIDELRKSIKSIYNNYKDEIAKSDIKNVSITIAKAIKDKEDFNAEINGKAKKKERIKLRKISINSKSNIESEEQVKEYILAIEKDIEKLKNEMLEAIKNNKIVDIG; from the coding sequence ATGTCTGATTTAACTATAAAAAATATTTTGCAAAAAGATATTGAAAGAAAAATTAATGGGGTTGTAAAGGCAGATGGTAATGAAAAAGACACTGTAATTACAGAATTAAATGAATATGTTGTTACAGAAGAAATTAGAGAAAGATTAACAAAATTTTTTGATAAATATGTTGATTCAATTAATTTCCCAACAGAGGATATGGGAGTATGGATTTCTGGCTTTTTTGGTTCAGGAAAATCACATTTTTTAAAAATGATAGGACATATTTTAGAAAACAATCCCTATGATGGAAAAAAAGTTGTAGATTTTTTTAAAGATAAAATAGATGATGCAATTTTAATGGGAAATATTGAAAAAGCTGCTGAAATTCCAACTGATGTAATTTTGTTCAATATAGATAATGTAAGTGATCAAGATACATATCAAAATAAAGATAGCATAGCAGTTGCTTTTTTAAAAAAATTTAATGAATATTTAGGTTTTACAAGAGACGATATAGAAATAGCAGAATTTGAAAGAAAACTTTGGGAAGATGGAAAACTAGAAGAATTTAAAAAAGTTTTTGAAGAAGAATCTGGAAAAACTTGGAAAGATGCAAATAGAAATTTAGATTTTCATTCAGATGATTTTCTTGATGTTATAGAAAAATTAAAAATTATGAGTAGAGAGAGTGCAGAAAGATGGCTTGAAAGAGATATGGTTAGGTCTATAAGTGCTGAAAGTTTTAGGGATATACTTGAAAATTATTTAAAAATAAAAGGTCCTAAACACAGAATAGTTTTTTTAGTGGATGAAATAGGTCAATATATTGGTGATAATTCAAAACTTATGTTAAACTTGCAAACCTTAGTTGAAACTTTGGGAGTTAAATTTAAAGGTAGAGTCTGGGTTGGAGTTACATCACAACAAGATTTAAGTTCAATACTAAGTAATAGTGAACACAGAAAAAATGATTTCTCTAAAATTCAAGATAGATTTAAAACAATGCTTACTTTATCAAGTGGAAATATTGATGAAGTTATTAAGAAAAGACTGCTTATTAAGAAAAAAATTGAAGGAGAAGATTTAGAAAAAATCTTTGATAAAAAGAGAGTTGAAATTGAAAATTTAATACATTTTGAAAAAACAATGACATTACCTCTATATGATGATAATAAAGATTTTTCAGAAACATATCCTTTTGTTGCTTATCAATTTAATCTACTACAAAAAGTATTTGAAAAAGTTAGAAATATGGGACATTCTGGGCAACATATGTCAAGAGGAGAAAGATCTTTATTGAGTTCATTCCAAGAAGCAGGAATAAAAGTAAAAGATAAAAATATAGGAATACTTGTGCCATTTAATTATTTCTATGAATCAATAGAACAATTTTTAGAAGACAATGTAAGAAGACCTTTTATTCATGCAAGAAATGAAAAGGGAATAGATGACTTTGGTTTAGAAGTATTAAAACTTTTATTCTTATTAAAAGGAATTAATGGGATAGAACCTACTTTAAATAATTTAACAAGTTTTATGATAGATTCTATGGATTGTGATAGGATAGAACTTGAAAAGAAAATAAAAAAAGCATTAGAAAAATTAGAAAAAGAAGTCTTAATTCAAAAAGATGGAGAAAATTATTATTTCTTAACAAATGAAGAACAAGATATAAATAGAGAAATTGAAAGGGAAGATATTGATTTAAAAAAAATTGATGAAAAGATAGATTCCTACATTTTTAAGGAAATACTTATAAAGAATAGTATTCTAATGGAAGAAACAGGAAATAAATATAATTTTACTAGAACTATTGATGAAACAGTTTATGGTAAAATAGGAGAAGATTTAGCAATAACTATTTTTACTGAAAGAGCAGATGATTATGATAATGTTGCTATCGTAGGTACAAGACCAGAAAGTGATTTAATATTAAGACTAGCAAAAGATGATGAAACTTATAGAAATGAAATTAAACTATTTTTAAAGGTAGAATCATATATTAGAAATAAACAAAAAGATAATGAAAGAGAATCTATTATCAGAATATTAGAAATAAAGCAAAGAGAAAATAAAATAAGAGATAGAAGAATTAAAAGTGAATTAGAAAGACTTATAGGGGAAGCAGAAGTGTTTGTTTATGGACAAAAGCAAGATATTAAAACGAAAGATGCTTCTAAAAAAATTGAAGAAAGTTTAAAAGCCTTAGCAAATCACAGATTTCATAAAGCAAAACTTGTTAAAAAAGCTTATGATGAAGCTAAAATAAGGAATATATTATCTTATGTTTATGACACAGAAAAAAATGGAGTATTGTTTGATATTAAAAAAGATGTTGAAAGTAATATAAATTCTGAAGCTATAAAAGAAGTATTAGAGAGAATAACATTACTTGAAAAAAGAGGAGATACTCCAATAACATTAAAAAATATAAGTGAATATTATTTGAGAACTCCTTATGGTTGGGGACAACTTACAATCAATGGTTTAGTTGGAGAATTGTGGAAATATAAGTTAATAGATTTACAGGAATCAAAAGTTCTTGTTACAGATGAAAATACTGCAACAAATTTACTTACAAAATTGCAAAATAAAAATCTTGAGAAAATTGTAATTTCATTAAGAGAAGAAATAGATCCTGAACTTATAAAAAAAGTTAATAATTTATTAAAAGAAATTAAAACAATTAAAGAAGATACAGGTGAAGTTACTCTTAATTCTCCAAAAGAAGATTTATTAGAGATTTTAAAAAGAAAAATTGGGATAGCAAAGAGCTATAAAATAGAATGTGAACATAGTAAATATCCAGGAAAAAAAGAATTAAATGATTGGATAGACCTTTTAGATGAAATTATTTTATCTAAGGATAATGCTGAAAAAATTCTTAAAAATTTCTTAGGAATGGAAGATGAACTATTAAAAGAATATGGTAAAGTTGATGGAGTTTTTGATTTTTTTATAAGCTCTAAAAAAGAAAGATATGATAAAGCTATTGAAAAAATAAATAAAATTGAGGAATATAAAGATTATATTGGCAGTTTAAAAGAAACTGATGCCTATAAAACAATTGAAGAAATTAGAAATGATAAAAATATCTACGAAAGAATTAGAGAATTTGATGACTTAATTTCTGAATTAGATAAAGCCAAAGATGAACTTATAGAAATTGAAAAAACTTCCTTAAAAGAAAAAGTTGAAAAGTATAAAAAAGAATTTTCTGAAAAATTAAAAGATAATCCAGAAATAATAAAAAAAATAGAAGAAAAGTTAAATGAATTTTTAGAAAAAGAAGTTAATAATAAAGATAATTCTAATGATATGGCAATATTTATGAAATCTAAAAAGTTAGAAAATATTGTTAATAATTTTGAAGAAGAATATAAAAATTCTGCTAAAAAAGAAATTGAGAAATTAGAAAATTATCTTAATGAAGTTGCTGAAGATAAAACTGATATTGATGAGCTTAGAAAAAGTATAAAATCTATATACAATAATTATAAAGATGAAATAGCCAAAAGTGATATTAAAAATGTCAGTATAACTATTGCAAAAGCAATTAAAGATAAAGAAGATTTTAATGCTGAAATCAATGGAAAAGCTAAGAAAAAAGAAAGAATAAAATTAAGAAAAATTTCTATAAACTCAAAAAGTAATATAGAAAGTGAAGAACAAGTGAAAGAATATATTTTAGCTATTGAGAAAGATATTGAAAAGTTAAAAAATGAAATGCTTGAAGCTATTAAAAATAATAAGATTGTTGATATTGGATAA
- a CDS encoding ABC transporter permease, with product MSFFDILKGSLATLKTNKLRTLLTMLGIIIGISSVIAMWAIGNGGRDSILGDLKKVGYGKFTVNINYKNENFKYRDYFTLETVNMLKASNKFKAVAASIEDRFQMMKDNKPYFAFGDVSTEDFEKISPVTIMSGRNFLPFEYDTNERVITIDNMSAKKLFGDIKLALGQTVEISRDRKKAGHSYKIIGVFKSPYESFGKLFGDGDNFPVIFRMPYKAYAISFNQDPDVFDSLIIEAKNGNEISKAMLEAKEILEFNKNAKNLYVTNAVSNDIESFDKILSTLSIFVTLAASISLLVGGIGVMNIMLVTVVERTKEIGIRKALGAKNRDILKQFLFESIILTVFGGLIGMVVGILFGLLTGAAIGIKPIFSLASIIVSLSISVVVGVIFGVSPARRAAKLNPIDALRTE from the coding sequence ATGAGTTTTTTTGATATATTAAAAGGAAGCTTAGCTACTTTAAAAACTAATAAATTAAGAACTCTACTCACTATGCTTGGAATAATAATAGGGATATCTTCTGTTATTGCTATGTGGGCAATAGGTAATGGTGGTAGAGATAGTATTTTAGGTGATTTAAAAAAGGTTGGTTATGGTAAATTTACTGTAAATATTAACTATAAAAATGAAAATTTTAAGTATAGAGATTATTTCACTTTAGAAACTGTAAATATGTTAAAGGCTTCAAATAAATTTAAAGCTGTTGCTGCAAGTATAGAAGATAGATTTCAAATGATGAAGGATAACAAACCATACTTTGCTTTTGGTGATGTAAGTACAGAAGATTTTGAAAAAATATCACCAGTTACTATAATGAGTGGAAGAAATTTTTTGCCTTTTGAATATGATACAAATGAAAGAGTTATAACTATTGATAATATGTCTGCCAAAAAATTATTTGGTGATATAAAATTAGCCTTAGGGCAAACTGTTGAAATAAGTAGAGATAGAAAAAAAGCAGGACATTCATATAAAATAATAGGAGTATTTAAAAGTCCCTATGAATCTTTCGGAAAATTGTTTGGTGATGGAGATAATTTCCCTGTAATATTTAGAATGCCATATAAAGCTTATGCAATTTCATTTAACCAAGACCCTGATGTTTTTGATAGTTTAATTATCGAAGCAAAAAATGGTAATGAGATAAGTAAAGCTATGTTAGAAGCAAAAGAGATATTAGAATTTAATAAAAATGCTAAAAACCTTTATGTTACAAATGCTGTTTCAAATGATATAGAATCTTTTGATAAAATTTTATCAACTCTTAGTATTTTTGTAACTTTAGCAGCAAGTATCTCACTACTTGTTGGAGGTATTGGTGTTATGAATATAATGCTTGTTACTGTTGTAGAAAGAACAAAAGAAATAGGAATTAGAAAAGCCTTAGGAGCAAAAAATAGAGATATTTTAAAACAATTTTTATTTGAATCTATTATTTTAACTGTTTTTGGTGGGCTTATTGGTATGGTTGTAGGAATACTTTTTGGTTTACTTACAGGAGCAGCAATAGGAATAAAACCAATATTTTCATTAGCTTCAATAATAGTTTCTTTAAGTATTTCTGTTGTAGTTGGAGTTATTTTTGGAGTAAGTCCTGCAAGAAGAGCGGCTAAACTAAATCCTATTGATGCATTAAGAACTGAATAA
- a CDS encoding WYL domain-containing protein → MSKKIKVTLPQNIYEIIKNDIDDFNITSNYFMNYIFLNLNEKYKNFKGNPSIAGQSKEKASIQFNLNKESNLIYYDVLRENNAQNESEFMRSLLIRYATNPKNKRELFIFKESVERLNLAIKDKKSVYITFNDNRKVKVSPYHIGSSDLEIANYIFCYDYSEEKYKNYKLNYLKQVYTTSEIGKWEDEDYINDVIKNFDPFLSKGQIIKIRLSENGKKLLQTIKINRPKLIDSKEDIFEFEASEEQIKRYFTYFLDDATVIEPIELKEWFIEKYENALKNLKNN, encoded by the coding sequence TTGAGTAAAAAAATAAAGGTTACTTTACCCCAAAATATATATGAAATAATAAAGAATGATATAGATGATTTTAATATAACAAGTAACTATTTTATGAACTATATTTTTCTAAATCTAAATGAAAAATATAAAAATTTTAAAGGAAATCCTAGTATAGCTGGACAAAGTAAGGAAAAAGCTAGCATACAATTTAACTTAAATAAGGAAAGTAATCTTATTTATTATGATGTTTTAAGAGAAAATAATGCACAGAATGAATCTGAATTTATGAGAAGTTTACTTATTAGATATGCTACTAATCCTAAAAATAAAAGAGAACTTTTTATTTTTAAAGAATCTGTTGAAAGATTAAATTTAGCTATAAAAGATAAAAAAAGTGTATATATTACTTTCAATGATAATAGAAAAGTTAAGGTAAGTCCTTACCATATAGGAAGTTCTGATTTAGAGATTGCAAACTATATCTTCTGTTATGACTATTCAGAAGAAAAATATAAAAATTATAAGTTGAACTATTTAAAACAAGTATATACAACTTCTGAAATTGGAAAATGGGAAGATGAAGACTATATAAATGATGTTATTAAAAATTTTGATCCATTTTTATCAAAAGGACAAATTATAAAAATAAGACTTAGTGAAAATGGAAAAAAACTTTTACAAACAATAAAAATAAATAGGCCTAAACTTATAGATTCAAAAGAAGATATATTTGAATTTGAGGCTTCAGAAGAACAAATTAAAAGATATTTTACTTATTTTTTAGATGATGCAACTGTTATAGAACCTATTGAATTAAAGGAGTGGTTTATAGAAAAATATGAAAATGCTTTAAAAAATTTAAAAAATAATTAA
- a CDS encoding TolC family protein produces the protein MKKILLFFLILTSLSYSAQETLSIDEALDRVGNDRGSYEFKKFQNSQEGTNIKIKDNKSGDFNGVTLSSGYNISENNFEDRPRKYDRTFQNKATYGPFFVNYNYVQSDRSYVSFGVEKNLKDIFYSKYNSNLKINNYQQELNKISYDKDIQTKKINLVGLYQDILNTQNELEYRKKAYEHYRVELEKLKKSYELGASPKINLESTELEAEDSKLQIDILETKLKSLYDVGKTDYNIDFENYKLLDFVENNENIDSILNTYMKDEVEELRLSLSMAEERKSYSNYDRYMPDLYLGYERVDRSLRGDRYYRDQDLFTIRFSKKLFSTDSEYKLNELEVENLKNDLNEKIRVVNAEKIKLKSEYNELAKLASIGDKKSNIAYKKYQIKEKEYELSKSSYLDVIDEYNKYLSQEIETKKAKNALNAFVYKIKIKR, from the coding sequence ATGAAAAAAATATTATTATTTTTTCTAATTCTAACAAGTCTTAGCTATTCAGCTCAAGAAACATTGTCAATAGATGAGGCTTTGGATAGAGTTGGAAATGACAGAGGAAGTTATGAATTTAAAAAATTTCAGAACTCTCAGGAAGGTACAAATATTAAAATTAAAGATAATAAATCAGGAGATTTTAATGGAGTAACTTTATCAAGTGGATATAACATTTCTGAAAATAATTTTGAAGACAGACCTAGAAAGTATGACAGAACATTTCAAAATAAAGCTACTTATGGACCTTTTTTTGTGAATTATAATTATGTTCAAAGTGATAGATCTTATGTTAGCTTTGGAGTTGAAAAAAATTTAAAGGATATTTTTTATTCAAAATATAATAGTAATCTAAAAATAAATAATTATCAACAAGAATTAAATAAAATTTCTTATGATAAAGATATTCAGACAAAAAAAATAAACTTGGTGGGTTTATACCAAGATATATTAAATACACAAAATGAATTAGAATATAGAAAAAAAGCCTATGAACATTATAGAGTTGAATTAGAAAAATTAAAGAAGTCTTATGAGTTAGGAGCTAGTCCAAAAATAAATCTAGAAAGTACAGAGTTAGAGGCTGAAGACTCTAAATTACAAATTGATATTTTAGAGACAAAATTAAAAAGCCTTTATGATGTTGGAAAAACTGATTATAACATAGATTTTGAAAACTATAAATTACTTGATTTTGTTGAAAATAATGAAAACATTGATTCTATTTTAAATACTTATATGAAAGATGAAGTTGAAGAACTTAGATTAAGTTTATCAATGGCAGAAGAAAGAAAAAGTTATAGTAACTATGACAGATATATGCCAGATTTATATTTAGGATATGAAAGGGTTGATAGAAGTTTAAGAGGAGATAGATACTATAGAGATCAAGACTTATTTACTATCAGATTTTCAAAGAAACTATTTTCAACAGATTCTGAATATAAACTAAATGAGTTGGAAGTTGAAAATTTAAAAAATGATTTGAATGAAAAAATAAGAGTTGTAAATGCAGAAAAAATTAAATTAAAATCTGAATACAATGAGCTGGCAAAATTAGCATCTATTGGAGATAAAAAATCTAATATTGCCTACAAGAAATATCAAATAAAAGAAAAAGAATATGAACTTAGTAAATCAAGTTATTTAGATGTTATAGATGAATATAATAAATATTTATCTCAGGAAATAGAAACTAAAAAAGCTAAAAACGCTTTAAATGCCTTTGTTTATAAAATAAAAATTAAAAGATAG
- a CDS encoding ABC transporter ATP-binding protein yields the protein MIITVDNVNKTYKNGSLELQVLKNISFKVDKGEFLAIMGSSGSGKSTMMNILGCLDNQYEGKYILDGIDISKSTENELSEIRNKKIGFIFQSFNLLPRLTALENVELPLIYSSVPKEERHKRANELLEMVGLKERTHHRPNELSGGQRQRVAIARALVNNPSIILADEPTGNLDSKSEAEIIEILQKLNKMGKTIVIVTHEPNIGEIAQRKIVFKDGEII from the coding sequence ATGATAATAACAGTAGACAATGTAAATAAAACTTATAAAAATGGTTCACTAGAATTACAAGTATTAAAAAATATTTCTTTTAAAGTAGATAAAGGAGAATTCTTGGCTATAATGGGGAGTAGTGGTAGTGGAAAATCAACAATGATGAACATTCTAGGATGTCTTGATAATCAATATGAAGGAAAATATATTCTTGATGGAATAGATATATCAAAATCTACTGAAAATGAATTAAGTGAAATTAGAAATAAAAAAATTGGTTTTATATTTCAATCATTTAATCTTTTGCCAAGGTTAACTGCACTTGAAAATGTTGAATTACCTTTGATATATTCTTCAGTTCCTAAGGAAGAAAGACATAAAAGAGCCAATGAACTTTTAGAAATGGTTGGTTTAAAAGAGAGAACTCATCATAGACCTAATGAACTTTCAGGAGGGCAAAGACAAAGAGTTGCTATTGCAAGGGCCTTAGTAAATAATCCTAGTATTATTCTTGCTGATGAACCTACTGGGAACTTAGATAGTAAATCTGAAGCAGAAATAATTGAGATTTTACAAAAATTAAATAAAATGGGAAAGACAATAGTAATTGTTACCCATGAGCCAAATATTGGAGAGATAGCACAAAGAAAAATTGTATTTAAAGATGGAGAAATAATATGA
- a CDS encoding efflux RND transporter periplasmic adaptor subunit, with protein sequence MKNIFKGKLKFIILLILIILGLVYYLTHRNKKEKIYTNDYSYMEVKRTDEIGTLNLNGYIKANNPIGIFVDKKLKVKEVFIKNGDFVEKGQVLMTFDDDESNKLNRNIEKERINLQKIQRDLKTTRELYKLGGASKDEVRNLEDNARVSQLNIDEFTEVLNKTATEVRSPVDGVVSNLKAQENYLVDTDSSLLEIIDSNDLRVIVEIPEYNSQSVKLGQSVKVRQDISDDDKVYEGEITKISRLSTTSTLTSENVLEAEVKTKEVIPNLVPGFKIKAVLQLKADEKNIIIPKIALQSEDGKYFVFTIDNKNTIKRKEVTVKNIVGDNIIITSGLNVGEILVITPDNRLSDGLVLTEGENPNVSQEAAAVPADEAEVVVN encoded by the coding sequence GTGAAAAATATATTTAAAGGAAAATTAAAGTTTATAATACTTTTAATATTAATTATTTTAGGTTTAGTTTATTATTTAACTCATAGAAATAAAAAAGAAAAAATTTATACTAATGATTATTCATATATGGAAGTTAAAAGGACTGATGAAATTGGAACTCTTAATCTAAATGGTTATATAAAAGCTAATAATCCAATAGGAATATTTGTTGATAAAAAATTAAAAGTTAAAGAAGTTTTTATAAAAAATGGAGATTTTGTTGAAAAAGGGCAAGTTCTTATGACTTTTGATGATGATGAATCTAATAAATTAAATAGAAATATTGAAAAAGAAAGAATTAATTTACAAAAAATACAAAGAGATCTAAAGACTACTAGAGAATTATATAAGCTTGGTGGAGCAAGTAAGGATGAAGTTAGAAATTTAGAAGATAATGCTAGAGTATCTCAATTAAATATTGATGAGTTTACAGAAGTTTTAAATAAAACAGCAACAGAAGTTAGAAGTCCTGTTGATGGAGTTGTATCAAACTTAAAGGCTCAAGAAAATTATTTGGTTGATACAGATTCTTCACTTTTAGAAATAATAGATTCTAATGATTTAAGAGTTATAGTTGAAATACCTGAATATAATTCACAATCAGTAAAATTAGGACAAAGTGTAAAAGTTAGACAAGATATTTCTGATGATGATAAAGTATATGAAGGAGAAATTACTAAAATTTCAAGACTTTCTACAACTTCAACTTTAACATCAGAAAATGTTTTAGAAGCTGAAGTAAAAACTAAAGAAGTTATTCCAAATTTAGTTCCAGGATTTAAGATAAAAGCAGTTTTACAATTAAAAGCTGATGAAAAAAATATAATAATACCTAAGATAGCTCTTCAAAGTGAAGATGGAAAATATTTTGTTTTCACTATTGATAATAAAAATACAATTAAAAGAAAAGAAGTTACAGTAAAAAATATAGTTGGAGATAATATCATAATTACTTCTGGTTTAAATGTTGGAGAAATATTAGTTATAACACCAGATAATAGATTGAGTGATGGATTAGTGCTTACAGAGGGAGAGAATCCTAATGTAAGTCAAGAAGCTGCTGCTGTCCCTGCTGATGAAGCAGAAGTAGTTGTAAATTAG
- a CDS encoding ATP-binding protein, which translates to MLVEFKVEGFKNFEKELVFDLSKTRNYNFSENAIKDGIVKTGLVYGINGSGKSNLGLAIFDIILHLTEKEKLINLYSHYLNLSNSNIMAKFYYKFKFENDILEYEYQKDKPQNLVREVLKINDILISDYNYITNEAELNLEGTENLNKNLNGNNISFIKYINNNINPKEDSEQFKIKKIIEKFINFIDNMLFFASLDGNFYQGFKKGVENLHEIILSKGKLKDFENFLKEAGICYKLIEKKIGKDKRIYCKFKSGEVDFFEIASKGTCSLTLFYSWLISLDKVSFVFIDEFDAFYHVNLAKRVVEELLKLNVQAILTTHDTTIMTNDLLRPDCYFVLSEGKIKSLPDLTEKELRQAHNLEKMYRAGTFNE; encoded by the coding sequence ATGTTAGTAGAATTTAAAGTAGAAGGATTTAAAAATTTTGAAAAAGAATTAGTTTTTGATTTGAGTAAAACAAGAAACTATAATTTTAGTGAAAATGCAATAAAAGATGGAATAGTAAAAACAGGATTAGTATATGGAATTAACGGAAGTGGAAAATCAAATTTAGGTTTAGCTATTTTTGATATAATTTTACATTTAACAGAAAAAGAAAAACTTATTAATTTATATAGTCACTATTTAAATCTTTCTAATAGTAATATTATGGCAAAATTCTATTATAAATTTAAGTTTGAAAATGATATTTTAGAATATGAATATCAAAAAGATAAGCCACAAAATTTAGTGAGAGAAGTTTTAAAAATAAATGATATATTAATATCAGATTATAACTATATTACAAATGAAGCTGAATTAAATTTAGAAGGAACAGAAAATTTGAATAAAAATCTTAATGGAAATAATATTTCTTTTATAAAATATATTAATAATAATATAAATCCTAAAGAAGATAGTGAACAATTTAAAATAAAAAAAATTATTGAAAAATTTATAAATTTTATAGATAATATGCTATTTTTTGCTTCTCTTGATGGAAATTTTTATCAAGGTTTTAAAAAGGGAGTTGAAAATCTTCATGAAATAATATTGAGTAAAGGAAAATTAAAAGATTTTGAAAACTTCTTAAAAGAAGCTGGAATATGTTATAAGTTAATAGAAAAAAAAATTGGAAAAGATAAAAGAATATACTGTAAATTCAAAAGTGGTGAAGTTGATTTTTTTGAAATTGCATCAAAAGGAACATGTTCTTTGACTTTATTCTATTCGTGGCTAATAAGTTTAGATAAAGTTTCTTTTGTTTTTATAGATGAATTTGATGCTTTTTACCATGTAAATTTAGCAAAAAGAGTTGTAGAAGAATTACTTAAATTAAATGTACAGGCTATTTTAACTACTCATGATACAACTATAATGACTAACGATTTGTTAAGACCAGATTGTTATTTTGTATTGTCAGAAGGGAAAATAAAATCTCTTCCAGACTTGACAGAAAAAGAATTAAGACAGGCACATAATTTAGAAAAAATGTATAGAGCTGGTACTTTTAATGAGTAA